A region from the Helicoverpa armigera isolate CAAS_96S chromosome 6, ASM3070526v1, whole genome shotgun sequence genome encodes:
- the Glg1 gene encoding Golgi apparatus protein 1 isoform X2 → MLSNIKVSAAGILATCLIIFLRDAQVLGHLVNRPSDRYTLDVSGCALYHKLCSHLDDDLGILSCALNASYNKTQISVLCQHKLWSHQAELLDNDYIEHKLKEPCQDEPVILNCLSPSEYMIDCVLKKKSSVRDKKCWRMINKIESLVFNDWQIIGNFLKNCYDDIEAHTCGRIPYDPRSLSQKQTLKCLQGQDMNLVTIKTECQAEMAVLEEMKYNTLQLDKIIFAACNLDQKNFCPDEVPGSWLMYKCLLRHKYENGMRKKCQDQLFYDQRNIVMNYRMSKGLVKSCKEDIRKYHCRKGVVDDKDVRLAQILLCLENVSRNDSTKLSPECTAEMIDHRKMLMDDYRLSPELMQNCANDITMLCKGIEAGGKTIHCLMEHARPRKRKDKRISAACQKSLEALVLEADPGEDWRVDPILRKACKPVVDRACREVSYGNGRVMSCLMEKLGTNLMTPDCESALLQIQYFISRDFKLDPQLYKACKYDAVTVCRAKLQWADASEHQSEKDPLVLPCLYNYAYNPDLRGRLKPGCETQVRRVMRQRAISVDLMPEIEDYCMDDLINLCFENTGKGEEISCLQSKIKELGPKCRDIVTNFTETQSGHIELNAVVNINCRVPIERLCSSELKSKKEEDDIMDCLISHKNDPEIKANVNCRAAIEHEQLISLKNYKFTRKFKNACKSYVVRFCPKAMTKSQVVTCLSEIVRNDTITKRKHTIFKDCRQQLRQQLFQQKENIDLDPELKEACKNDLQIYCAGVTHGEAAALECLQTAKGKLTDECRKAIFVVRKQEFADNAVDYHLITTCNSMIDLYCHNTDAANILDCLKIHRQELHFDENCKVVIVNRMIEQNMDYRFNNNLQKACKADITKFCSDVIGIKSIFKLAKEPQDMELQGKMLYCLKEKFRESKLSIPCENELANVLKEQALNYRLDPLLGKLCKAEIQTICAVPSDITKSDGQVEECLKNALLNHKIVSAECAREVAQIIEETEVDIEADPLLERACAMDLLTYCKDLEHGAGRRLKCLKIILNDSNRKLEADCQKALSNRLEMYKHVAALNVIENFGDMYNEISSSPSKKYFLIVGISIVGLIFICGLYCGNLARQAMYVKRK, encoded by the exons ATGCTAAGTAATATCAAGGTATCAGCTGCAGGAATTCTAGCAACATGTCTCATTATATTCCTTCGGGACGCACAAGTATTGGGCCATTTGGTAAATCGACCCAGTGATAGATATACTCTAGATGTATCTGGCTGTGCTTTGTATCATAAGCTCTGCTCACACCTGGATGATGATCTCGGTATTCTATCTTGTGCACTAAATGCATCAtataacaaaacacaaattTCAGTACTTTGTCAGCACAAGCTATGGAGTCATCAGGCAGAGCTTTTAGACAATGATTATAtagaacataaattaaaagaacCATGTCAAGATGAGCCAGTAATATTAAACTGTCTAAGCCCATCAGAGTACATGATAGATTGTGTGCTCAAGAAGAAATCAAGTGTGCGAGATAAAAAATGTTGGaggatgataaataaaatagaatctCTTGTGTTTAATGATTGGCAAATCATTGGTAATTTTCTAAAGAATTGTTATGATGACATTGAAGCTCATACTTGTGGCCGTATACCATATGATCCTAGAAGTCTTTCTCAAAAGCAGACACTAAAATGTCTGCAGGGGCAGGACATGAACCTTGTGACAATCAAAACAGAGTGCCAGGCTGAGATGGCTGTGTTAGAGGAAATGAAGTACAACACCCTTCAGTTGGACAAGATCATATTTGCTGCATGTAACTTGGACCAAAAGAACTTTTGCCCTGATGAAGTCCCCGGCTCTTGGTTGATGTACAAGTGTCTTTTAAgacataaatatgaaaatg GAATGAGGAAAAAGTGCCAAGATCAATTGTTTTATGACCAAAGGAATATTGTAATGAATTATAGAATGAGTAAAGGTTTAGTAAAGTCTTGTAAAGAAGACATAAGGAAGTATCACTGCCGAAAAGGGGTTGTAGATGATAAGGATGTCAGACTTGCACAAATTTTATTATGCTTGGAAAATGTATCCCGCAATGATAGCACAAAATTAAGCCCTGAATGCACAGCTGAGATGATAGATCATAGAAAAATGCTCATGGATGACTATAGACTGTCACCAGAATTGATGCAGAACTGTGCCAATGATATTACAATGCTATGTAAGGGTATTGAAGCTGGAGGTAAAACAATCCACTGTCTCATGGAACATGCCAGACCAAGAAAAAGGAAAGATAAAAGAATAAGTGCAGCTTGTCAAAAATCTTTGGAAGCATTAGTTCTGGAAGCTGATCCAGGTGAAGATTGGAGGGTTGACCCCATTCTACGCAAGGCCTGCAAACCAGTGGTGGACAGAGCTTGTAGAGAAGTCAGTTATGGCAATGGTAGAGTCATGTCTTGTCTGATGGAAAAACTTGGAACCAATCTAATGACTCCTGATTGTGAATCTGCCTTGTTGCAAATTCAATACTTTATATCTAGAGACTTTAAGCTGGATCCCCAGTTATACAAGGCATGCAAATATGATGCTGTTACAGTATGTAGAGCTAAACTCCAGTGGGCTGATGCCAGTGAACACCAGTCAGAGAAAGACCCACTAGTGTTACCCTGCTTATACAATTATGCTTATAATCCTGATCTCAGAGGAAGGTTAAAACCAGGTTGTGAGACACAAGTCAGGAGAGTGATGAGACAGAGAGCCATCAGTGTGGACTTGATGCCTGAAATTGAAGACTATTGCATGGATGATCTTATTAATCTATGTTTTGAAAATACTGGAAAAGGAGAAGAAATATCATGTTTACAAAGTAAAATTAAAGAGCTTGGACCAAAGTGTAGAGATATTGTGACTAATTTTACAGAAACTCAGAGTGGCCATATTGAGCTGAATGCTGTTGTCAACATTAACTGTAGAGTTCCTATTGAGAGGCTGTGCTCATCTGAGCTGAAAAGTAAGAAAGAGGAGGATGACATCATGGACTGTTTGATAAGTCATAAAAATGATCCAGAAATTAAAGCAAATGTTAATTGTAGGGCAGCTATAGAACATGAGCAACTGATctcattaaaaaattataagtttacAAGAAAATTCAAGAATGCTTGCAAATCTTATGTGGTTAGATTTTGTCCCAAAGCAATGACCAAGAGTCAGGTGGTCACATGTCTGAGTGAAATAGTGAGGAATGATACAATCACTAAAAGAAAGCACACTATATTTAAGGATTGTCGCCAACAGCTGAGACAGCAGCTGTTTCAACAAAAAGAGAATATTGACTTAGATCCCGAACTAAAGGAAGCTTGTAAGAATGACTTGCAAATATATTGTGCTGGTGTAACACATGGAGAAGCAGCAGCTTTAGAATGTCTCCAGACAGCTAAAGGAAAGTTAACAGATGAATGCAGAAAGGCCATATTTGTTGTAAGAAAACAAGAGTTTGCAGACAATGCTGTTGACTATCATTTAATTACAACTTGTAATAGTATGATAGACTTGTACTGCCACAATACAGATGCAGCAAATATTCTCGACTGTTtgaag ATACATCGCCAAGAACTACATTTCGATGAAAACTGCAAAGTAGTTATTGTGAACAGGATGATAGAACAGAATATGGATTACCGGTTCAATAACAATCTCCAAAAAGCTTGCAAAGCGGATATCACGAAATTTTGTTCAGATGTGATTGGTATAAAATccatttttaaattag CAAAAGAACCACAGGATATGGAACTTCAAGGGAAAATGTTATATTGTCTGAAGGAGAAGTTCAGAGAATCGAAATTGTCAATACCTTGTGAGAATGAACTGgctaatgttttaaaagaacaAGCTCTCAATTATCGTCTCGACCCCTTACTTGGGAAACTATGTAAAGCTGAGATACAGACAATTTGTGCTGTTCCAAGCGATATTACAAAGTCTGATGGACAG GTTGAAGAATGTCTAAAGAATGCTCTGTTGAATCATAAAATCGTATCGGCGGAATGTGCGCGAGAAGTGGCACAGATTATCGAAGAAACAGAAGTGGATATTGAGGCAGATCCATTGCTAGAGCGGGCTTGTGCTATGGATTTATTGACCTATTGCAAAGATTTGGAGCATGGTGCTGGCAGGC GTTTAAAATGTCTGAAGATAATTCTGAATGATAGCAATAGGAAATTAGAAGCTGATTGTCAAAAGGCATTATCAAATAGATTAGAAATGTATAAACATGTTGCAGCT TTGAATGTGATAGAAAATTTCGGCGATATGTATAACGAGATATCGTCTTCACCGTCtaagaaatactttttaattgtaGGCATCTCAATTGtaggtttaatttttatatgtgGTTTATATTGTGGCAATTTGGCTAGGCAAGCTATGTATGTTAAGAGGAAATAG